From Halotia branconii CENA392, the proteins below share one genomic window:
- a CDS encoding helix-turn-helix transcriptional regulator, giving the protein MARKKRPTNPEDMPPLQLLREAANLTQAQLASRIPDKSRTKTLSRQVISGWERGEYEPELTIPQVKALCRALGVSLDDLPDDFGPPQTPLLPLI; this is encoded by the coding sequence ATGGCAAGAAAGAAAAGACCAACGAATCCTGAAGATATGCCTCCTTTGCAACTTCTAAGAGAGGCGGCTAACTTGACCCAGGCACAGCTAGCAAGCCGAATACCTGACAAAAGTAGAACAAAAACCTTAAGCCGACAAGTTATTAGCGGATGGGAAAGAGGTGAATATGAGCCAGAGTTAACAATTCCACAAGTCAAAGCATTGTGTCGGGCTTTGGGTGTATCTCTTGATGATCTACCCGATGACTTTGGCCCACCACAAACACCACTATTGCCACTGATATAA
- a CDS encoding DUF4102 domain-containing protein encodes MTEQLTLFNFPATQTIRPLIDPYWDEITKQPDNYVGAQVSHTTPVESLVGAQVSQGTKKSAPQHDTQWVERYWVERSQNKYWYYRYCWMEGRKKQRVYIGAVHSLKAQHKKQLVEDAIADGQSPIEIKQLLRSY; translated from the coding sequence ATGACTGAACAATTAACACTGTTTAACTTTCCAGCAACGCAAACGATTAGACCACTCATTGATCCATATTGGGATGAAATCACCAAGCAACCAGATAACTATGTTGGGGCGCAAGTATCACACACAACACCAGTAGAATCGCTTGTTGGGGCGCAGGTATCACAGGGTACTAAAAAATCTGCGCCCCAACACGATACCCAATGGGTAGAGCGCTATTGGGTAGAAAGATCTCAAAATAAATATTGGTATTATCGATACTGCTGGATGGAAGGCCGCAAGAAGCAACGTGTATACATTGGTGCTGTGCATTCTTTAAAAGCCCAGCATAAAAAACAACTAGTAGAGGATGCGATCGCAGATGGACAATCACCCATCGAAATCAAACAGTTGCTCAGAAGCTATTAA
- a CDS encoding transposase yields the protein MDNHPSKSNSCSEAIKIDRPLCPRCQGLQVYKNGSNILVDGSIVQRWFCQQCRKTFQPSA from the coding sequence ATGGACAATCACCCATCGAAATCAAACAGTTGCTCAGAAGCTATTAAAATTGACCGTCCACTATGCCCACGCTGCCAGGGTTTACAAGTTTACAAGAATGGCTCTAACATTTTGGTTGACGGGTCTATTGTCCAGCGCTGGTTTTGTCAGCAATGCCGCAAGACGTTTCAACCATCCGCCTAA
- a CDS encoding tyrosine-type recombinase/integrase, producing the protein MKNNRNGQAAILTEADYAKIRKHIRSRKYRLLLDLAWYTGERWGALVQLQVNDVYNDDHTPREYINFRARTRKASPDGKRKTRQVPVHPVLYESLAAYQPEKNSCWLFPDRAGDKAISLRWADMILRSAVEKAGLAAKGISTHSTRRSFITKLAKRGVSLATIKKATGHTDLKVLSRYIEVSDDDVKDAIATL; encoded by the coding sequence ATGAAGAATAACCGAAATGGACAAGCAGCCATTTTGACAGAAGCGGATTATGCCAAAATTCGCAAACATATTAGAAGTAGGAAATATCGCTTACTTCTTGATCTGGCTTGGTACACTGGTGAGCGCTGGGGGGCGCTGGTGCAATTGCAAGTCAACGATGTTTATAACGATGACCATACACCACGCGAGTATATCAATTTTCGAGCCAGGACTCGCAAGGCCAGTCCTGACGGAAAGCGAAAAACTCGTCAAGTGCCTGTACATCCGGTACTTTATGAATCTTTAGCAGCTTATCAGCCAGAAAAAAATTCTTGTTGGCTGTTCCCCGACCGCGCAGGAGACAAGGCAATCTCGCTTCGCTGGGCTGACATGATTTTGCGTAGTGCTGTTGAAAAAGCTGGATTGGCTGCTAAAGGCATCAGCACTCACAGCACCCGCCGGAGTTTTATTACCAAGTTGGCAAAGCGAGGTGTCAGCCTTGCAACTATTAAAAAAGCTACTGGCCACACAGATTTAAAGGTTTTGTCTCGCTACATCGAGGTCAGCGATGACGATGTTAAGGACGCGATCGCCACTTTATGA
- the dnaK gene encoding molecular chaperone DnaK produces MAKVVGIDLGTTNSCVAVMEGGKPTVIANAEGFRTTPSVVAFAKNGDNLVGQIAKRQAVMNPENTFYSVKRFIGRRYDEVGNESTEVSYKVLSSNGNVKLDCPIAGKPFAPEEISAKVLRKLVEDASKYLGETVTQAVITVPAYFNDSQRQATKDAGKIAGIEVLRIINEPTAASLAYGFDKKSNETILVFDLGGGTFDVSVLEVGDGVFEVLATSGDTHLGGDDFDKKIVDFLAEKFKKDEGIELRKDRQALQRLTEAAEKAKIELSSVTQAEINLPFITATQDGPKHLDTTLTRAKFEELCSDLIDRCRIPVENALRDAKLSKGDIDEVVLVGGSTRIPAVQQVVKQVLGKDPNQSVNPDEVVAVGAAIQAGVLAGDVTGILLLDVTPLSLGVETLGGVMTKIIPRNTTIPTKKSEVFSTAVDGQSNVEIHVLQGEREFGNDNKSLGTFRLDGIPPAPRGVPQIEVTFDIDANGILNVTAKDKGTGKEQSISITGASTLDKSDVDRMVREAEQNASTDKERREKIERKNQAETLAYQAEKQLQELGDKVPEADKTKVDGLVAELKDAIAKEDDEQIKKLSPELQQALFAIGSNIYQQAGGDAAAGAGPDSQDSGSTSSSSGDDVIDADFTESK; encoded by the coding sequence ATGGCAAAAGTAGTTGGAATTGACTTAGGTACAACGAACTCCTGCGTAGCAGTTATGGAAGGTGGTAAACCCACGGTTATTGCTAACGCAGAAGGTTTTCGGACAACACCATCTGTGGTTGCATTCGCCAAAAATGGCGACAACTTAGTTGGTCAAATCGCCAAGCGCCAAGCGGTGATGAACCCTGAAAATACGTTTTACTCTGTCAAACGCTTTATTGGTCGCCGCTACGACGAAGTTGGTAACGAGTCTACAGAAGTTTCCTACAAAGTCCTCAGCAGTAACGGTAATGTCAAGCTAGATTGTCCCATAGCTGGTAAACCGTTTGCACCTGAAGAAATTTCTGCAAAAGTCCTCCGCAAATTAGTTGAAGACGCAAGCAAATACCTTGGTGAAACTGTAACTCAAGCAGTAATTACAGTTCCGGCATATTTCAACGACTCTCAGCGCCAAGCAACAAAAGACGCTGGTAAGATTGCAGGTATTGAAGTTCTGCGGATTATCAACGAGCCGACTGCTGCTTCTTTGGCTTACGGCTTTGATAAAAAGAGTAACGAAACCATCCTTGTATTTGACTTGGGTGGCGGTACTTTCGACGTATCAGTCTTAGAAGTCGGTGACGGAGTATTTGAAGTACTAGCGACATCTGGTGATACCCACTTGGGCGGTGACGACTTCGATAAAAAAATAGTTGACTTTTTAGCAGAAAAGTTTAAAAAAGACGAAGGTATTGAACTACGCAAAGACAGACAAGCCTTACAACGTCTGACTGAAGCCGCAGAAAAAGCAAAAATTGAGCTTTCTAGCGTTACCCAAGCGGAAATCAACCTGCCGTTTATCACTGCTACCCAGGATGGCCCTAAGCACCTGGATACGACCTTAACTCGCGCCAAGTTTGAAGAACTTTGCTCTGACTTAATTGACCGTTGCCGCATCCCCGTGGAAAATGCCCTCCGGGATGCCAAATTAAGCAAAGGCGATATTGACGAAGTAGTACTAGTTGGTGGTTCTACCCGTATTCCCGCAGTACAACAAGTTGTCAAACAGGTATTAGGTAAAGACCCCAACCAAAGCGTTAACCCTGATGAAGTTGTGGCAGTTGGTGCAGCCATTCAAGCGGGTGTACTAGCAGGTGATGTCACAGGTATTCTCTTATTAGACGTAACTCCACTTTCCTTGGGTGTAGAAACCTTAGGCGGTGTGATGACCAAAATTATTCCCCGCAACACGACAATTCCTACCAAGAAATCGGAAGTATTTTCGACTGCGGTAGATGGTCAAAGCAACGTAGAAATTCATGTGCTTCAAGGTGAACGCGAATTTGGCAACGACAATAAGAGTTTAGGAACCTTCCGCCTAGACGGCATTCCTCCAGCACCACGCGGTGTACCTCAAATTGAAGTTACCTTTGATATTGATGCCAATGGTATCCTCAATGTCACCGCTAAGGATAAAGGTACTGGTAAAGAACAGTCCATCAGTATTACTGGCGCTTCCACCTTGGATAAATCCGACGTTGACCGGATGGTTCGAGAAGCAGAACAAAATGCTTCTACTGATAAAGAACGACGTGAAAAAATTGAACGCAAGAACCAAGCAGAAACCTTGGCATACCAAGCCGAGAAACAGCTACAAGAATTGGGAGATAAAGTTCCCGAAGCTGATAAGACTAAGGTCGATGGCTTGGTGGCAGAACTGAAGGATGCAATTGCCAAAGAAGATGATGAGCAGATTAAGAAACTGTCTCCAGAACTACAACAAGCATTATTTGCTATTGGTAGCAATATCTATCAACAAGCTGGTGGTGATGCTGCTGCTGGTGCTGGCCCAGATTCTCAAGATAGCGGTTCTACATCCTCTAGCAGTGGTGATGATGTAATTGACGCTGATTTTACTGAAAGCAAGTAA